A genomic stretch from Caulobacter sp. FWC2 includes:
- the rlmJ gene encoding 23S rRNA (adenine(2030)-N(6))-methyltransferase RlmJ — protein sequence MNYRHAFHAGNFADLHKHAILLAMLSALQDQSESLSVIDTHAGAGGYDLSGEMARRSGEAQAGIFRLTAARDAPTVFGPLLKAVADMNGGREGDLYPGSPLLMARALRKGDRYAGCELRPDDVALLRKSLAPYASAQALEADGYVAAVNQAGKGGRPFIVIDPPFERPDDYQRIVTTTRDVQARARDAALAIWLPIKDLETFDAFLRGMETVTDRLLVAELRLRPLTDPMKMNGCAMVMIGAPASVDEASAQAGDWIAARLGETGGRSRVWRT from the coding sequence ATGAATTACCGCCACGCCTTCCACGCCGGCAACTTCGCCGACCTGCACAAGCACGCGATCCTGCTGGCCATGCTGTCGGCCTTGCAGGACCAGAGCGAGTCGCTGTCGGTGATCGACACCCATGCGGGGGCGGGCGGCTATGACCTGTCCGGCGAGATGGCCCGCCGCTCGGGCGAAGCCCAGGCGGGGATCTTCCGGCTGACGGCGGCGCGCGATGCGCCGACGGTGTTTGGTCCGCTGCTGAAGGCCGTGGCCGACATGAATGGCGGCAGGGAAGGCGACCTCTATCCCGGCTCGCCGCTGCTGATGGCGCGCGCGCTGCGCAAGGGCGACCGCTATGCTGGCTGCGAACTGCGGCCCGACGATGTGGCGCTGCTGCGCAAGAGCCTGGCGCCGTACGCCAGCGCCCAGGCCCTGGAGGCCGACGGCTACGTCGCCGCCGTCAACCAGGCCGGCAAGGGCGGCCGCCCCTTCATCGTCATCGATCCGCCGTTCGAGCGGCCGGACGACTACCAGCGGATCGTGACGACGACACGCGACGTCCAGGCCCGCGCTCGCGACGCGGCCCTGGCCATCTGGCTGCCGATCAAGGACCTGGAGACCTTCGACGCCTTCCTGCGCGGGATGGAAACCGTCACGGATAGGCTGCTAGTCGCTGAGCTTCGTCTCCGCCCCCTGACGGATCCCATGAAGATGAACGGCTGCGCGATGGTTATGATCGGCGCGCCGGCCTCGGTCGACGAGGCGTCGGCGCAAGCGGGCGACTGGATCGCCGCGCGCCTGGGCGAGACCGGCGGCCGTTCGCGCGTCTGGCGGACGTGA